TTTCGCCATGGAGCGCTTTCTGTATCGTCTCGGCGAATCCCCCCATGGACGGAAGTTCATCCTCAAGGGCGCCTTGATGCTCGTTGCCTGGAAGACGCCTCTTTCCCGGGCGACGAAGGATATCGATCTGCTTGGACGTACGAGGAATAACATCGCGGACATTGCGAGCGCGATCCGGTCGGCATGCTCCCAGGCAGTCGCTCCTGACGGCCTACTATTCGATGGAAAGTCGGTCAACGCGGAACGTATCGCGGAGGATGCCGATTACCACGGTGTGCGTGTCCGGTTCCGGGGGGCCCTTGGCACTGCCCGGGTCACAATGCAGATCGACGTCGGTTTCGGCGATCCTATCGTTCCGGGTCCTGTCGAGGTAAACTACCCGACCCTACTCGATCTTCCTGCCCCTCGCCTCTTGGGATACAGCCGGGAGAGCGCGATCGCCGAAAAATTCCAGACGATGGTCAAACTCGG
The DNA window shown above is from Deltaproteobacteria bacterium and carries:
- a CDS encoding nucleotidyl transferase AbiEii/AbiGii toxin family protein, producing the protein MAASVRQRLLYIARADGRPFNEVLQYFAMERFLYRLGESPHGRKFILKGALMLVAWKTPLSRATKDIDLLGRTRNNIADIASAIRSACSQAVAPDGLLFDGKSVNAERIAEDADYHGVRVRFRGALGTARVTMQIDVGFGDPIVPGPVEVNYPTLLDLPAPRLLGYSRESAIAEKFQTMVKLGILNSRLRDFFDIWLLSRQFEFDGQILTDAIRKTFAQRETEIPSNPVAFSKEFSEDQGKISQWRAFVRKNLLHASPKELREVVLDLSLFLGPVVSALVSGKSLQKRWISTGPWIDIG